The DNA segment AACAACCCTTTCTGAAACTTAAGGTCGTCTCATTCTGGAGCCCAGAGCTTCTGGTTCTCATTCCCCATCTGGGCTTCTGTTCATTGTTTCCTGTCTCTGTCATCAGAGTTTTCAGGCTGCAGTGGTAGCACTCAGTTGCTTTTAGAGTGGGGTTGGGGTAGTCAGTGAGAGCTGCTGATTGGCCCAGCCCTCACTCAGGAATGGTGGGCAGCCCTGAGGGAAGCTGAGGGTGTGGAATCTGAGAAGGGTTCCTGCAGACATGTTGGTCACATGTTGCCTCTGGCTCTTCTCCCATGTAGTAGAAAAGATGTTCTTGTCTTGACTCCGTGGCTGGCTCCCATCATCTGGGAAGGGACCTTCAACATCGACATCCTGAATGAGCAGTTCAGGCTTCAGAACACCACCATTGGACTGACCGTGTTTGCAATCAAAAAGTAAGCagagagtgctggagagatggctagaggATAAAGTACTTTCTTCAgggacatgaggacctgaatttgatccctaacACCCATGTAAAGgctgggcatggaggcacacgcctgtaatcctagtacagGGTAGAggggagagacaagtggatcctgGCAGCTTTCTGGACAGCACAGGCAAACATTGAGCTTCAGAGTTAGAGAAGGGACCCTGTCCAAAGATCAGAAAGGAAAAATTacagaagaccccccccccccaaagtcaacctctgtcctccacacaggCACACGGGCAAATAAACACAAATCTATACAAtggccatgcacacacatgtacatatgtgcacaatGGCAAAGGTGGAGGCTAGACATACCTAGATATAAATTCCACGCTTGTATTTAGGATGCAGTAGGACAGGGTATGGCTTGTTCACTCTGCCACCTTCCTGACTACTGATGGGCTCACAGGGGAATGaagcccatctctgcctccattCAGAACCCCAGGCCAACTGCCTCCAGGTCTCTGTGCTCTCAGGCAGATGCCATTTGCATCTCTCAGCACATGCATCAGGTGAGGAGCCCCGTTCCCAGGGCTGGCAGGGACCAGGTACCAGCAGAGCTGCGGCCACTGAAGCATCCTCGGATgcaggaaaagaacagaaatagtTGAGAGAAGCCTTAATCCTGGGGGTAAGGAGTAGCTCTGGGACTCTGGGTCAAGCTGACGTTAGCCCTCAGACAAGAACCTTGCCCTGTAGGAGCCTGTGGGAGCCTGTGGCAGCCTGTGGGAGATGTGGGAGCCTGTGGCAGCCTGTGGGAGCCTTTGGGATACGTGGGAGCCTGTAGGAGCCTATGGGAATCTGTGGGAGTCTGTGGGAGCCTTGGGAAACTGTGGGGAACAGGTCAGACAACATTACAGTGTAGAAGGCTATAAAGGAACTGAGAGAGACAATTGTGCTGTTTGCATATGAGAATTCTGTATCCTTCTGTAGATAGAGAATTCTGCTAGGTGAAATTCAAGGGTAGCTCTGAGGCCTTTGTACCAATCGGACCTGAGAAAGGTTTGGGGCTCAGCTGGAGGGATCTTAGGCACCTTGAGAATGTCTGCAGCTACTAGGGAGTAGCTAGCAACTGACAGTAACAAGATACAAACATTACTTTGTCTGGGTGCTGCTGTGCATGAGCAAGAGCCCTGTTAGGTGTCAGTAGGTTATTGGCCTCTGAGGGAACCAGCCGGGAGCCCAGTGGTCACCTTTGCACAGGGAATACAGCCACTTGCCTGTTTATGACAGGTGGGGAGGGCTTGGCACACTTGCCAGGTGATGGGGATCCCTGTTCCCATGGTGGGGAAACATGACCCTGGGAAAAGCATCTAGGGAAAAGCAGCCATTGGAAACAGGTGAAAACCTGGACTGGGAGAGGACCTAGAATTTAGTTTGAAAGCCTTCCGCCATTATACCCGAGGATTTGAAATAGGCTTGCCCTTCTTTCTAGGGTGTTTGTCTCCCCTTCCCTGCATAAATCTGCGAGATGTTTTCTTCCTCTAGTGGAGTGAATTTGGAATAAGACTTAGGGATTTAGTGAGTTACTGAATGTCTTGTCCACAGGCACCTTCAAGTCTCTGATGAGGAAGATCTGGGATACAGAGACCCCTTCCTTTCCTGAGACAGGACCCTGGAGAGTTCCACAAACGAGGGGTGTGGATACCAGGCTCTTACAGATTCATCCAGTTCCTCCAGGGTTTAGAAAGTGGGGCCCTATTAGCACAGGCTCTACTTAGGCCAATGCAAGGGTGTGGGATGTGGAATGTGTTGGGATGGAGCTGTCCCTCTCTGGGGAGGGTGACAGACTCATGGAGAGGTGCCCTACTAAGGGGCCTGCCAAGACAAGAGATACCTGCAGGATAACTAGCTGGATCCCTATGTCTGGAGTCATCTCTGCTGCCTGACTGGAATCTTCCTGACCTCTGCCTCAGCATTACTTGCTAAGATGTGGTGCTGATGTAATACAATTCTAGAATAAAGGAAGATGAGGTGATGTACAGCCTGTAGACTGGTCAGGATCTGTAAAAGGGGGCTGCTGTTGCTTCAAGCCTCAGGGTAGCCATGATTTCTGCAGCCTGGGCCCCCGCCCTGGTTAGTCTTGCCCTAGCTGTGTTAAACCTCTGCTTACCCCTTTGTCATCTTCCACAGGTATGTGGTGTTCCTGAAACTGTTCCTGGAGACAGCAGAGCAGCACTTCATGGTGGGACACAAGGTCATCTACTATGTCTTCACTGACCGTCCTGCCGAGGTGCCGCAGGTGCCCCTGGGGGCAGGACGGAAGCTGGTGGTGCTGACTGTGCGCAACTACTCCCGCTGGCAGGATGTGTCCATGCACAGGATGGAGATGATCAGCGACTTCTCTGAGCGGCGCTTTCTGCAGGAGGTGGACTACCTGGTGTGTGCAGATGTGGACATGAAGTTCCAAGACCACGTGGGTGTGGAGATTCTCTCAGCACTCTTCGGTACCCTGCATCCCGGCTTCTATGGTAGTAGCCGAGAGGCCTTTACCTACGAGCGCCGGCCGAAGTCCCAGGCCTACATCCCCCACGAAGAGGGTGACTTTTATTACATGGGGGCCTTCTTTGGGGGATCAGTGGTGGAGGTGCACCGTCTCACCAAGGCCTGCCATCAGGCTATGGTGGAGGACAAGGCCAATGGCATCGAGGCCGTGTGGCATGATGAGAGTCATCTGAACAAGTACCTGCTGTACCACAAGCCTACAAAGGTGCTGTCCCCAGAGTACATGTGGGACCAGCAGCTGCTGGGCTGGCCCTCTGTCATGAAGAAGCTGAGATATGTGGCTGTTCCCAAGAACCATCAGGCAATCAGGAACCGATAGCTGAATTCCTATCGGAGAGGCCAGGCTTATATCCAGGGTCACTCCAGGCTGTGTGGAACTGGGAAGATTTGAGAGACATTTATGAAGTGTCGCCATCTACCCCACTTCAGGGTCTAGCAGGCCCAGTACCACTTGTCTTACCCTACACCGAGCCCCTGGAGTGGCAGCCACCCTCAGCTCCCACTGTGTCTCTAAGCTCCTTCTCAGTGAGATGTAGCAAGAGCTTGCAGAACATGGGAGAAATTCTGTCATGCAGTTACCTGAGGGCCTGGGCATCCTTATTCAGGCATGTGCCTTCCTCTTCTGGGAGGCTTGACAGATGACCAGTGCCCTTAGGAATAGGTAGGAAAGCATGGAGACTCACAGCCTGCAGGCCTCAGAGGTGCTTAGCTCCTGTTTAGCCCAACTGGTAGACCAACAGCCTGTGACCATTGCCTCTGCTCAGTTTTGGTTCATTTGGGAATAGGTGGTTATTCATCCTGAGACTAAATGTATTTGTAGATGATACaggaagtttaatttttttcttttctttcttcttcttcctcctcctcctccccctcgtcctcctcctcctcctcttcctcctcttcctcctcctcctcctcctcctcttcttcttcttcttcttcttcgtcttcttcttctttttcaaggtacttggaattgaacccagggcctcatggaTGCTAGTCAGCATGCTACCACTGAAGTCCGGGTCAAGAGACACATGACTGAACTTGCTGAGTGCTAGGTCCACTGCCTCATTTTATACTCCAGTTTTTTATCTGAAATTTCCAATCTAAAGAgattgatactttttttttcagtgttgggaTCAGACTCATGTCCTACCCTCcagttttacattttttagaTGGTAGAGGgtattgttgcttgttttttttttttaattggcgcAGAATCTCTAGTAGGTCCATCTGGTTTCAGCCTTAGTATGTGtccaaggatggtcttgaactccagatccttctACATCTCCCTCTACAGTGCTGGGGTGATAAGCATGCCATGACACCTACCTCTGAtgttcttaattttcttaaaaccCCAGTGATCTTGTTCCAAAATGGTTTCTCGGCCCCAAAGTCCTTTGTGTCCTTGGCTGGTTTTTCATTTCTCACAGTGTcagattgtgttttttttttctgtgacagaATCCCTATGTATCCCCagatggcctggaatttgctactagaccaggatggcctggaactaatagagatcctcctccctctgcctgtcaccacacctggccagatTTTCCCCCTCCATCAAAGGTGGATAAACCACCAATGTCCAATATTCCATAAACCTTTCCCATCTTGACAACCCATGTATGTGCTGTCTGACAAGCCTTGGATACCCTTGAGACTTGACTTCCCTTCAAACCTTTACCTTTCTCAGCAATTATGAATTAGCCAATCACATTCATTCTGATGTCTGATTCCCGTCAATGGAATGAGGCCCAGTCATGACCTGTGTTGCCAAAAAAGCAAGTGAACATCCTGTCTGGTatgcttgcttgctctgtgtggcGGAACACACTTTTCAGAAAGAAATAGCCTTGACAAGTTGTTTTTGATTCCTTGTGTGCTCGTGAGATACTGAGAATGTTCTCCAGAAACATGAAAGCTAGAGGGgagtgtctttctgtctcttctgtgaTTGGTGGATTCCCTGGGTTCTCGGCCTCTCTGCAGGATCTCTAAAATGTAAGGTAGAGGGCGTGGACAGGGTTCCTCGAAGCCAAGAGGGTCATTTAACCTCAGAGATTATGGTAGTTAAGAGAGGTGTGGGGCATTATTTAGGGGGGTTCAGACAAGGCTGGAGACGTGGAGGCCCCCATAGCCTTCTGTGAGCTTCTATATCCTCTTCAATATCTCTGTCTTCATTCCCACTCAGGGTTGATCTCGGTTATCTGGTGCTGGAAGCTGAGAGTTGGGAGTCTTTAAGGTAACAGCTAAAGTAAGGTACAGACAGATCTGAATATTAAGATGGAAAAATTCCAATGTTAGGAGCTTCCTGGGTGCCGtcatctttcccttttctctaaaGTTCGTACAAGCTTCCATCTCCAtttgagaaaaaccaaaataagtgtTTTCACAGGGACATGCCCTGGGTTCCTTGTGCTCTCCACTGTCTATTCCTGAGACCCCttctggagagaaagagagagagagagagagagagagagagagagagagagagagagagagagagacagagacagagacagagacagagagagac comes from the Microtus pennsylvanicus isolate mMicPen1 chromosome 9, mMicPen1.hap1, whole genome shotgun sequence genome and includes:
- the LOC142857380 gene encoding histo-blood group ABO system transferase 1-like isoform X2 yields the protein MSPVGRRGGWRPREESPGKPKCFSLHLGILPLTVFLLVFFGYGFLSQRSQKSRDPGAVTSVDVGELDVREAAALSRMVYAQPKVLTPSRKDVLVLTPWLAPIIWEGTFNIDILNEQFRLQNTTIGLTVFAIKKYVVFLKLFLETAEQHFMVGHKVIYYVFTDRPAEVPQVPLGAGRKLVVLTVRNYSRWQDVSMHRMEMISDFSERRFLQEVDYLVCADVDMKFQDHVGVEILSALFGTLHPGFYGSSREAFTYERRPKSQAYIPHEEGDFYYMGAFFGGSVVEVHRLTKACHQAMVEDKANGIEAVWHDESHLNKYLLYHKPTKVLSPEYMWDQQLLGWPSVMKKLRYVAVPKNHQAIRNR